Proteins from a genomic interval of Sugiyamaella lignohabitans strain CBS 10342 chromosome C, complete sequence:
- the GAL10 gene encoding bifunctional UDP-glucose 4-epimerase/aldose 1-epimerase (UDP-glucose-4-epimerase; catalyzes the interconversion of UDP-galactose and UDP-D-glucose in galactose metabolism; also catalyzes the conversion of alpha-D-glucose or alpha-D-galactose to their beta-anomers; GO_component: GO:0005829 - cytosol [Evidence IDA] [PMID 14764091]; GO_function: GO:0003978 - UDP-glucose 4-epimerase activity [Evidence IEA,IEA]; GO_function: GO:0003978 - UDP-glucose 4-epimerase activity [Evidence IMP] [PMID 14158615]; GO_function: GO:0003978 - UDP-glucose 4-epimerase activity [Evidence IDA] [PMID 14764091]; GO_function: GO:0004034 - aldose 1-epimerase activity [Evidence IEA]; GO_function: GO:0004034 - aldose 1-epimerase activity [Evidence IDA] [PMID 14764091]; GO_function: GO:0030246 - carbohydrate binding [Evidence IEA]; GO_function: GO:0003824 - catalytic activity [Evidence IEA,IEA]; GO_function: GO:0050662 - coenzyme binding [Evidence IEA]; GO_function: GO:0016853 - isomerase activity [Evidence IEA,IEA]; GO_process: GO:0005975 - carbohydrate metabolic process [Evidence IEA,IEA]; GO_process: GO:0044237 - cellular metabolic process [Evidence IEA]; GO_process: GO:0033499 - galactose catabolic process via UDP-galactose [Evidence IMP] [PMID 14158615]; GO_process: GO:0033499 - galactose catabolic process via UDP-galactose [Evidence IDA] [PMID 14764091]; GO_process: GO:0006012 - galactose metabolic process [Evidence IEA,IEA,IEA]; GO_process: GO:0019318 - hexose metabolic process [Evidence IEA]; GO_process: GO:0008152 - metabolic process [Evidence IEA]) — MIPIPEECPTGPESPYGKTKIFIEDILRDHTKANPQWNTALLRYFNPMGAHPSGLMGEDPLGIPNNLLPFLAQVAIGRREKLSVFGNDFPSRDGTPIRDYVHVVDLAKGHLAALEKLESVKKERETATEKPTKGFSREWNLGTGKGTTVLEVIKYFSDAVGRDLPYEITARRDGDVLDLTAKPTRANQELKWHAELTMKQACEDLWRWTTKNPYGYQQPPTESK, encoded by the coding sequence ATGATCCCCATTCCCGAGGAGTGTCCAACTGGTCCTGAGTCTCCCTATGGTAAGACCAAGATCTTTATTGAGGACATTCTCCGTGACCACACTAAAGCCAATCCTCAATGGAACACCGCTCTGTTGCGTTATTTCAACCCTATGGGAGCGCATCCATCTGGTTTGATGGGTGAAGATCCTTTAGGAATCCCCAACAATTTGTTGCCATTCCTTGCTCAAGTTGCCATTGGCCGTCGTGAGAAACTTTCTGTTTTCGGTAACGACTTCCCTTCGCGTGATGGTACTCCTATCAGAGACTATGTCCACGTTGTTGATTTGGCCAAGGGCCATCTTGCTGCCCTTGAGAAACTCGAGTCTGTCAAAAAGGAACGGGAGACTGCCACCGAGAAGCCTACCAAGGGTTTCTCCCGTGAATGGAACCTCGGTACTGGTAAGGGTACTACCGTTCTCGAAGTCATCAAGTACTTCTCCGATGCCGTCGGCCGTGACCTTCCCTACGAAATCACTGCCAGAAGAGACGGTGACGTTCTCGATCTCACTGCCAAGCCCACTCGTGCTAACCAGGAACTCAAGTGGCACGCCGAGCTCACCATGAAACAAGCCTGTGAGGACCTGTGGCGCTGGACTACCAAGAACCCCTACGGATACCAGCAACCTCCTACCGAGTCCAAGTAA